A single genomic interval of Campylobacter sp. RM16192 harbors:
- a CDS encoding helix-turn-helix domain-containing protein, translating into MSNDLLQKLQNSQSKIKKKLKNKLNPNSSFGTLTDEEIAIVLAIRAKELRISQNKKQIDFAKEANLSSPTTYSNYEQKGSISMINFIKVMRNFGRLEELEKLLLLTPKEKIGNTKKQRVK; encoded by the coding sequence ATGAGCAATGATCTTTTACAGAAGTTACAAAACTCGCAGTCAAAAATCAAAAAAAAACTTAAGAATAAACTAAATCCAAATAGTTCTTTTGGAACTCTAACAGACGAAGAGATAGCAATAGTTTTAGCTATCAGAGCAAAAGAGCTAAGAATTTCTCAAAATAAAAAACAGATAGATTTTGCAAAAGAAGCAAACCTTAGTTCCCCAACAACTTACTCAAATTATGAGCAAAAAGGTAGTATTTCAATGATTAACTTTATTAAAGTAATGAGAAATTTTGGAAGGCTTGAAGAGCTTGAAAAGCTTTTGCTCTTAACACCAAAAGAAAAGATAGGGAATACAAAAAAGCAAAGAGTTAAATAG